Proteins from a genomic interval of Salmo salar chromosome ssa14, Ssal_v3.1, whole genome shotgun sequence:
- the LOC106599531 gene encoding ladderlectin-like isoform X1, whose protein sequence is MTRLQETITMAMLTLLLLLSAAFTLGDIMTANIANDLVKFAADKRNPCPRGWFQFNSRCFMFVKTAMTWPKAERHCQLLGEKLEPVRNTVKYLGANLASVHSYEEFRFLQAVVLINTGSFPLTWIGGYDAVQAKVEKDRLWFWSDGSKFDYESWAEGEPNNHYGAREPCIQMNFGAENGWNDESCGKSYPSVCSIRTCLILQTIN, encoded by the exons ATGACCAGACTGCAG gagactATCACCATGGCGATGTTGACCCTTCTACTGCTTCTCAGCGCTGCCTTTACACTGGGCGACATAATGACTGCGAACATAGCAA ATGATTTGGTGAAATTTGCAGCAGACAAAAGAAACCCATGCCCCAGAGGCTGGTTCCAATTTAATTCACGCTGCTTCATGTTTGTCAAAACTGCAATGACATGGCCCAAAGCAGAG CGCCACTGTCAGTTACTTGGAGAAAAACTGGAACCTGTGCGCAACACTGTAAAGTACCTTGGCGCAAACCTGGCATCTGTGCACAGCTATGAAGAGTTCCGATTTCTACAGGCGGTGGTGTTGATCAATACTGGCAGTTTCCCTCTTACCTGGATTGGCGGATATGATGCTGTTCAGGCAAAGGTGGAAAAG GACAGGCTATGGTTCTGGAGTGACGGCTCCAAATTTGATTACGAGAGCTGGGCTGAAGGGGAGCCGAATAACCACTATGGTGCCAGAGAGCCATGTATTCAGATGAACTTTGGAG CTGAAAACGGCTGGAACGATGAATCATGTGGGAAGAGCTATCCCTCCGTGTGCTCCATAAGAACCTGTTTAATCCTTCAAACTATCAATTGA
- the LOC106568837 gene encoding ladderlectin-like isoform X1 gives MTRLQETITMAMLTLLLLLSAAFTLGDIMTANIANDLVKFAADKRNPCPRGWFQFNSRCFMFVKTAMTWPKAERHCQLLGEKLEPVRNTVKYLGANLASVHSYEEFRFLQAVVLINTGSFPLTWIGGYDAVQAKVEKVPSCHS, from the exons ATGACCAGACTGCAG gagactATCACCATGGCGATGTTGACCCTTCTACTGCTTCTCAGCGCTGCCTTTACACTGGGCGACATAATGACTGCGAACATAGCAA ATGATTTGGTGAAATTTGCAGCAGACAAAAGAAACCCATGCCCCAGAGGCTGGTTCCAATTTAATTCACGCTGCTTCATGTTTGTCAAAACTGCAATGACATGGCCCAAAGCAGAG CGCCACTGTCAGTTACTTGGAGAAAAACTGGAACCTGTGCGCAACACTGTAAAGTACCTTGGCGCAAACCTGGCATCTGTGCACAGCTATGAAGAGTTCCGATTTCTACAGGCGGTGGTGTTGATCAATACTGGCAGTTTCCCTCTTACCTGGATTGGCGGATATGATGCTGTTCAGGCAAAGGTGGAAAAGGTACCCAGTTGTCATAGTTGA
- the LOC106599602 gene encoding ladderlectin-like — MTRLQETITMAMLTLLLLLSAAFTLGDIMTANIANDLVKFAADKRNPCPRGWFQFNSRCFMFVKTAMTWPKAERHCQLLGEKLEPVRNTVKYLGANLASVHSYEEFRFLQAVVLINTGSFPLTWIGGYDAVQAKVEKDRLWFWSDGSKFDYESWAEGGAE; from the exons ATGACCAGACTGCAG gagactATCACCATGGCGATGTTGACCCTTCTACTGCTTCTCAGCGCTGCCTTTACACTGGGCGACATAATGACTGCGAACATAGCAA ATGATTTGGTGAAATTTGCAGCAGACAAAAGAAACCCATGCCCCAGAGGCTGGTTCCAATTTAATTCACGCTGCTTCATGTTTGTCAAAACTGCAATGACATGGCCCAAAGCAGAG CGCCACTGTCAGTTACTTGGAGAAAAACTGGAACCTGTGCGCAACACTGTAAAGTACCTTGGCGCAAACCTGGCATCTGTGCACAGCTATGAAGAGTTCCGATTTCTACAGGCGGTGGTGTTGATCAATACTGGCAGTTTCCCTCTTACCTGGATTGGCGGATATGATGCTGTTCAGGCAAAGGTGGAAAAG GACAGGCTATGGTTCTGGAGTGACGGCTCCAAATTTGATTACGAGAGCTGGGCTGAAGGGGGAGCCGAATAA
- the LOC106599531 gene encoding ladderlectin-like isoform X2 — MTRLQTITMAMLTLLLLLSAAFTLGDIMTANIANDLVKFAADKRNPCPRGWFQFNSRCFMFVKTAMTWPKAERHCQLLGEKLEPVRNTVKYLGANLASVHSYEEFRFLQAVVLINTGSFPLTWIGGYDAVQAKVEKDRLWFWSDGSKFDYESWAEGEPNNHYGAREPCIQMNFGAENGWNDESCGKSYPSVCSIRTCLILQTIN; from the exons ATGACCAGACTGCAG actATCACCATGGCGATGTTGACCCTTCTACTGCTTCTCAGCGCTGCCTTTACACTGGGCGACATAATGACTGCGAACATAGCAA ATGATTTGGTGAAATTTGCAGCAGACAAAAGAAACCCATGCCCCAGAGGCTGGTTCCAATTTAATTCACGCTGCTTCATGTTTGTCAAAACTGCAATGACATGGCCCAAAGCAGAG CGCCACTGTCAGTTACTTGGAGAAAAACTGGAACCTGTGCGCAACACTGTAAAGTACCTTGGCGCAAACCTGGCATCTGTGCACAGCTATGAAGAGTTCCGATTTCTACAGGCGGTGGTGTTGATCAATACTGGCAGTTTCCCTCTTACCTGGATTGGCGGATATGATGCTGTTCAGGCAAAGGTGGAAAAG GACAGGCTATGGTTCTGGAGTGACGGCTCCAAATTTGATTACGAGAGCTGGGCTGAAGGGGAGCCGAATAACCACTATGGTGCCAGAGAGCCATGTATTCAGATGAACTTTGGAG CTGAAAACGGCTGGAACGATGAATCATGTGGGAAGAGCTATCCCTCCGTGTGCTCCATAAGAACCTGTTTAATCCTTCAAACTATCAATTGA
- the LOC106568837 gene encoding ladderlectin-like isoform X2 gives MTRLQTITMAMLTLLLLLSAAFTLGDIMTANIANDLVKFAADKRNPCPRGWFQFNSRCFMFVKTAMTWPKAERHCQLLGEKLEPVRNTVKYLGANLASVHSYEEFRFLQAVVLINTGSFPLTWIGGYDAVQAKVEKVPSCHS, from the exons ATGACCAGACTGCAG actATCACCATGGCGATGTTGACCCTTCTACTGCTTCTCAGCGCTGCCTTTACACTGGGCGACATAATGACTGCGAACATAGCAA ATGATTTGGTGAAATTTGCAGCAGACAAAAGAAACCCATGCCCCAGAGGCTGGTTCCAATTTAATTCACGCTGCTTCATGTTTGTCAAAACTGCAATGACATGGCCCAAAGCAGAG CGCCACTGTCAGTTACTTGGAGAAAAACTGGAACCTGTGCGCAACACTGTAAAGTACCTTGGCGCAAACCTGGCATCTGTGCACAGCTATGAAGAGTTCCGATTTCTACAGGCGGTGGTGTTGATCAATACTGGCAGTTTCCCTCTTACCTGGATTGGCGGATATGATGCTGTTCAGGCAAAGGTGGAAAAGGTACCCAGTTGTCATAGTTGA